TCATGATCCTgacctccctgtccccatgcctgTCCCCAGTCCATGCACACAgccatccctgtcccagtgcccatccccatcACCGTGACCCCGTGCAGGACATGTCACCCCCTGTCACCTCGCTGACGTTGTGGGTGAGCACAGTGGCCCCCTGGAAGTGGGGCCGGTTGTCGTTCTCGTTGAGGACCTGGACGATGATCCGGAACTCGACCTGCCAGGGCCGTGGGGAGGGACGCAGGCAGTGACCAGGGTGGCACCgggcccccagagccccctgggGTCCCCACTGCATGTGGCCCTACCGGGGAGGAGCCGTCCTCGGCACACGTCAGGGCCACCATCAGCACCGGGGACTCCAGCTCctgcggggacaggggacaacgggacattgggggacaggGGGTGACAGGGGGGCTGCCCCACGGGGACATGCTGGGGTCCCCAGCCAAACGGGAGGGTCCCATGGGGTGGGGCAGGATGATCTGggagggaggggctgtgggatggatggacacagcATGGAGGGAGCGTGAAGGGATGGACATGGGATGGGCACGGGATGGGCATGGGATGGGCATGGGAGGATGGGATGGACATGGGGATGGACATGGGGAAAGACACAGGAGGAGtaggggatggacacagggatagACACAGGGGTACAGGATGGACACAGGATGGACATGGGAGGAGTATGGGATGGacatgggatggatggaggatggataCAGGATGGGCAGAAGGAGGAGGATGAATGGAACATGGCCAGATGATGGTAGACCCAGGATAGATGGAGTATGGATGACAGACAAGGATGGGCactgagggatggagggatgggcacaggatGAATGGAGGATGGACACAGAAGGATGcaggatggacagatggacacgGGATGGACACAGGATGAACGGAGGATGGACACAGAAGGATgcaggatggagggatggacaCGGGATGGACACAGGATGGACACAGAAGGATGcaggatggacagatggacacaggaTGGACACAGGATGACCGGAGGATGGACACAGAAGGATgcaggatggagggatgggTGGTGGAGGTAGATGGACACAGGTGGGTGGAGGATGGACGCAGGGTGGACAGGGGTCGATTCAGGACAGACAGCAGACGCAGGACGGATGCAGGACGGACACGGACAGACACCCGACGGACACAGGACAGGGGCCGGGGGTGTCCCCGCGGTGTCACCTCGCGGTCCAGCGCCCGCCCTGCCGACACGTTGAGGCGGACGCTGCGCCCATCCAGGTAGAACCAGGCGGCGTCGGCGCccaccaggcagagctggaggccggcgccgccccccgcgccccccgcgtCCCCCGGCGGGGGCAGCCGCGCCACCAGGCTGCCGTGCGCGCTGTTCTCCGCGATCTCCGTGAACAGGTTCCCGAAGCCGCTGCAGCCGTCGCCCCG
This Agelaius phoeniceus isolate bAgePho1 chromosome 5, bAgePho1.hap1, whole genome shotgun sequence DNA region includes the following protein-coding sequences:
- the LOC143694070 gene encoding protocadherin-8-like, which gives rise to MAAASCPALLAACLALHLATARGDGCSGFGNLFTEIAENSAHGSLVARLPPPGDAGGAGGGAGLQLCLVGADAAWFYLDGRSVRLNVSAGRALDREELESPVLMVALTCAEDGSSPVEFRIIVQVLNENDNRPHFQGATVLTHNVSELAPVHSVVFSAQAEDADGDTLMYVIEPASPDARFFRIDLPNSGRVVLARALDFESRRHLEVVVTAVVRPPPAPGPPRVSRPSPWPWDPHPRHSDVEPPL